The genomic DNA AATCTGAAAGAAACAAAAAGTAAAAGTATAAAGCAGTTCTTTAAATATTAGTACATTAAAGATACTTGTAATTTGAATAGATGCCTATAATTTTAAGGGATTTTGTGTTGGCCGAAAAAGAATAAAGTGAGAAGTTTAATTCTGAAAATGCAGGTAAACTTCGTTGCCGTTGTTTTGAAATTCAATTTTATCGGCCAGATTTTCCATTAAAAAACGCCTCTGCCATTTATTTTTCGGGGTTAGCCGGATCGGTAGGGTCAAGGAGGTTAGTGTAATCAAAGCCCGGACCTTCATCTTTTTATTTTTAAAGGTAAGTTCCGCCCATCGTTGACCTCGAAACCAATATGTACTTGTTTTGCGGATCATTTTTATTGCCATGAGACTTAGCGTTGTTTACCGCTTCGGTTACCGCAATTAAATATTACCGTAACTATCTTCATTTACTTTATAAACCTGGCAAACATCATCAATTAAGCGTTCTACCAGTGCAGATTTTTAGGACTAGAACTTATTTTATATTTTCACCTTTGGACGGCACCATTTACGTTATTGAAATAATTATTTACTTTTTCCTTATAAACCAAGGGGTTAAACCCGGAGGTACGGTATTCAGCAACTCCAGTTCTTTTCTTTCAATCTTTATACTCTAAAACTGATAGGGTTGCTTAAATTTTCCATTTTTGCCTCATTACTTTTGCGTTATTCATCCTGTTCCCTTTCCCTCTCAACTTTCTCACTTTCAAGCAGTTTGGTTAAAATTTGTTGTTGGCGCTTCATGGTTTCATTGCTAATCTGGCGATTTACAATGCTCTTTTCAGTTTGTTCCATCATTTCCATCATTTCTCCTCCCGGATTTCCCCCTTATCTTTTAATTTACTCATCATTTCCGCAATTTGTCGGCGTATGGCTTCTTGTTGCATGACCATTTAAGCCAACTGTTAACCTGCTTCCGGGTATCTGTACTGGGTTGAACGTTTTCCTAGCCCACCTTCACAGGTTTTAGGTCCTTTTTATCCCCAGTTTTATCCCTGACTTTACTGCCGTTTTCAAGGGCTTTTAAGTTGTTCTAATTGCTGAGTTAATTGTTCTTGTAATTGACGCATGTTAGGCGTGCCGGGTTTATCGGAAGGTTTTTTACCGACCCCTACCAGCCTTTTGCATTTGCCTTTGCCGGGCATACCCTGCATTTTTGTTGTTGTTTCATTTGCTCTTTCTCATTTTGTTCGAGCGATTCGTTTAAAAATTTCGAGATTATTAACGCAAGTCATGGTTGATTACATCGGTATGGTGAGCTCCACTGGTATTTCTTTCCGCTAATGATTTTACGGTTTATCCATGTTTAAGTTAATGGCATTAATTTACGCGGTTTACAATGGCACTAATTTGCGGGGCTCTTTTACTTTAGAGACCAATAAACTATCTTCAGTTATTTTACTGTCGATCTTTCAGTTTGTTTTGTACTTGCTGGAATTTTAACGTACAATGGATTATCAATTCGGGTTTTAGGTAATTCTTTTACTAATTCTTCTTGAGCATAAGACAGGTTTAATAAGTTTTCAAGAATTTGACGCAGGGCTTCAGCGTTTTCTTCCTGTTGCTGACTCTCTTCTTCTTCCATGGATTTTTCCATGTCTTCCTTCATCTCATTCATTTTTCGCCTGCCTCCTTTTGCGACTTCAATGCATTTCTTTTATTTTCTTCAATGATTCCGAACTCTTTTCTAAGTCTTTACTGATTTCTTCTTTTAGACCTATCATTTTTGGGAAGCGACATGGGTACCTCCAATTCACTGTTTTCTTCTCTATATCTTTTAATTCTTCTTTTAATTTATCAAATTCTTTATTTATGGCATCTTGTTTCTTTTCTAACTCTTTTGACTTTTCTTCGTTTTTGTTTTCTTTTTATCCTGGGACGCTTGTTCAGTTTCTTTACCTAGTTCATTTCTTTGTTTTTAACTCGTCGGGTTTATCAATAGCAGTTTGCATTTTTGTTGCGCTTCCGATTGTTTAAAGGCTTCCAAATTTCGTCGAGTTCTTTTTCAATATCTTCATTAGTTGAATTTGAGTTCGTAATTTTGTTGAATTTCATTTCTATCCATTTTTCCATCAACTTATTTAGCAACTCATCAAAGATTTTTCATTTTCCGGAGTCATTACATTTTCAAACAATTCCTCTAGCTGTTTCTGTTTCTCTACGTCTTTTCATCGGTTTGCCGAAAACTGATTTTATTGCTGATTATTTAATTGGTTTTGTTGTTTTACTTCATCCACTTTAGTTCTTAACTCATTTGTTTTTAATAAGTTCCTCAATTTTCTTTTTCTCCTCATAGCCCAATTGTTTTTCTCGTTGATTTGTGGCCATTTTCATTTTACATCTTTTGTAATTGCTTGGCTTTTTAATACTTTCTTCTAAATCTTCTTTTATTGCGTTGTTATTTTTAGAGGTAGCTTCGTTTATTTTTACATCTTTGGTTGGGGCTTTAAAAACACATTAACTGTGTTTTGGTGGATTTAGCACCGTTTACTCCATCATTGTCACACCTCAAATAATCTTCTATTTTTATCACTTACGGGGCCCAATTCAAAACGATTAGCATCAAAAAATGATAGTAGGGTTGCGTAATTTGTTTACTATCGATATTAATAGGTTTTGATCGGGAAAGTTCAGTTTTTACCGCTGGAATCGGTGCTGTATTTTTATATTGAAATTCAAGCGAGTAAATCCATAATCATCTTACATGACCGCTGAAATAAACATTACCGGTTTCCCACGAATCTTTTTCTCACTTACTTCAATAATGGGATATTGATCGGGCATTACACGAATGCTGCTAGTTTACCGAATCTATAAAACTTTTTACTTTTTGATTTACGGCTTTTATGCTATACGAACTGCTTTCCATAAATCGTTTACCGTAAGTAAACAAATCCATAGAACTGTGCGCGGTGCTGTATACGCTATCGGCAATACGTAAGATACAAATCATCGAGGTGTTTTTGGTGTTGAAAGTCCAACTACTTTTGTGCCTTGCAGAATTTGTAAATCACCGCCTTGTTAAGTCGCTCGTTATTTTTGCAAGTAAGCCGGATAAATAAGCTGGAGATTAAATTGGCAATAAGGTAGGTTTTGGGAAAGCTTTGAGTTCATATTCTTTAGAATCGAAGCCGGCGGCATTTAAATGAAAAGGCGTATTCATCCCGAAGTTTTTAAAGTAAAATAAAAATTGCTTTTACTTTCTTTCTCCAATTTATATTCAATTCCTTTGATATTGATAGCTAATTCGGCCAGTAACTGATTTCCTTTTACTTCTACATTAAGGGGAAATCTTTAGTTTGAAGCGCTTCCAGTTTTATCATTTAAAAGATTTATTTCGAAAAGTGTTTCTTTTTCGTAATAAGTGGAATAATTAACCAAACGAGCTGTACTTTGGCGATCACTTGTGGCCATAAAATAAAAGTGCGAGGAGAATAATAAAAGCGGAATTATATATTTTAAATATTTTTTATTTTCGGATAAATCTATAGCTGTAGAAAAGGAACGGGCTCTAGTTCTTTAATTTTTTGATTGATTCCGGCGAGTAGCAAGTGTCCGGATCCGTTTAAAAGCTGATTATTTTGAAGTTGCAATACATTAAGCAATTTATCCTGAACGCTGTTAAAGTGTGAACCAATAATGTCGGCCGCCTGATCATTGAAATAATCTTGCCTATTTTATTCAGTTTTAATAAAGGAATGGTAATGTATTTAATAAGCTCCGATACTACAGCGCTGAGAAACCAAAAATAAAATACGGCGCGGGTAACCGAATCAAATTCACCAAATATTCCAACAATACAACGGTTAAAAAAGCCGAAGTAATATCCCACCGGAATAAATGAGGCCTTTTAAGGAGTGATTTTTGTAATACTTGCGTTACAAACTCGTCCAGTTTTCAATTAAAAATTTTGTTGTTGCTGCATTCTAATGGTTAGATGCTTACAAAGCTTAATTTACCTCACATTTCATGTATTAAATACCAGGATGGCTTGGTTCAAATATATAACAAAGGAAAGTTTTCTTGTATGAATAATTGTTAAAGAGGGTGAAATTTGAATAATAAATGGGATGACGCTGGGTCCAGTATTTGTCCGCCTAAGGGCCTTATAGATTTACTACGGCGATGGAGTCGGAATAGGATAAATATAATAAACGCTTACCTATTTCTACACTTTTGCAGCCGGATCCATTAAGGATAGGTTTACAGCCCTCCTCAAACAACTTATGGTTGTAACTACAAATAGATGGATCTTTCTGATAATAAATTAAATAGTCATTTACCCTAAACTTTTGTATATTTTTAATGCGAGTAATTTACTATAGGCGACAAAATATCAAATACGTAAATTCCGGTTTGTGGACAGTTTAAATACAAATAATTATTGTATTCGAGCATAAATTTAGGTTCAATTCGCTTTGCAAAATTTGTTTTAACTTACCGGTTGAGGCTTTTAAAGTTTTCATTAAACCGGGTTAGTTCATTGTTTTGTTTATCAATATTGTCCAAAAACTATTATTGGCACTGGCACAAACCAGCACTCGGTTTGTTCATGTCCCAATGCTTCTAAAGAAAATAATCTCGCTATTGGAAGTTAATTGATTATCTAAAACGATTGTTGAAAATCACGGTAGTATAATAAATTTTAATGCAGTTAACGGCATCTACACTGGTAATGCTTCCTAATTTTAGGTTACTGTATCGATTAAAAGGTACCGTTTTTTAAATACTTTAAGAGTTCATCATCACGTTCACCGCATAGATGTTTCCTAAATTATCGGTAGTAAAATAATTGTGTTTTGTTTTAATGGTGAATACAGGTCCAGCATCGGGCGGAACGAAATTCACGAATAAGAAAAGAGATACAGAGATAGCGCGAATCGTAAAAGAGAATTTGATATTTTTCATCAGAAATTCAATTATAAACTAAAATTTAATTAAAAAACCGGTTGAATTTCGTTTAAAAGAACAGCAAAATATCTTGGCAATTTTTCTGTCGTTACATAAACGAGGTACTTTATTTTGTCCGCCCAATTTATTTTTGAATTTAAGCCAATTATAGAACAGATTGGGTAGTACTTTTATTACTTGAGGAACTTTTAAAGAACAATCATTTATCTTTGATTCATAATCGCTGTTTTGACTTTTTAAGCTTTCGTAGAGCAGGGCCACAAAATATTCAAAATTATCAGGTTCTTTTTCAAATTCAATAATCCATTGATGGGCTCCCGATGAGGTATCCATAAACAAGGGCA from Sphingobacteriaceae bacterium includes the following:
- a CDS encoding GH3 auxin-responsive promoter family protein; its protein translation is MLLVNDYTVVPLFMDTSSGAHQWIIEFEKEPDNFEYFVALLYESLKSQNSDYESKINDCSLKVPQVIKVLPNLFYNWLKFKNKLGGQNKVPRLCNDRKIAKIFCCSFKRNSTGFLIKF